A genomic segment from Streptomyces sp. NBC_01233 encodes:
- a CDS encoding MFS transporter → MGRSLLVAVLLRGVLRRRTAGNHQGVHRAAETSALACGSEQSREAIPPGPEGPGFLARHAEHLRTGYLILGAIVAVSALLLTGFCRDVPRTESAAKAPTAPKRAQLAAFLSALGNHDFRWAFIGRALMVLGYFAVVGYQLYILDDHITLPAGLTPPAAMAVLTPVSMVAMALSTVLGGLLSDRLDRRKVFVGVSAALAGLVMVVPVVSPTWTGMLVFSALNGLAFGCFMAVDTALVTLVLPSTATACGVTVGEVARCCDCVMNR, encoded by the coding sequence GTGGGGAGATCACTTCTGGTCGCCGTCCTACTTCGCGGCGTCCTGCGGCGGCGCACCGCTGGCAATCATCAAGGAGTACATCGAGCAGCAGAAACGTCCGCGTTAGCCTGCGGGTCAGAGCAGTCCAGAGAAGCGATTCCTCCCGGGCCTGAAGGCCCGGGGTTCCTCGCTAGACATGCTGAACACCTGCGCACCGGCTATCTGATCCTCGGCGCGATCGTCGCCGTCTCCGCGCTGCTGCTCACCGGATTCTGCCGGGACGTCCCGCGCACCGAGTCCGCCGCCAAGGCGCCGACCGCGCCCAAGCGCGCCCAACTGGCCGCCTTCCTCTCGGCCTTGGGCAACCACGACTTCCGCTGGGCCTTCATCGGCCGCGCCCTGATGGTCCTCGGCTACTTCGCCGTCGTCGGGTACCAGCTGTACATCCTCGACGACCACATCACGCTGCCCGCCGGACTCACCCCGCCGGCCGCGATGGCCGTCCTCACCCCGGTGTCGATGGTCGCGATGGCCCTCTCCACCGTGCTGGGCGGGCTGCTGTCCGACCGTCTGGACCGCCGCAAGGTGTTCGTCGGCGTATCGGCCGCCCTCGCCGGGCTGGTCATGGTGGTTCCCGTAGTCAGCCCGACGTGGACCGGCATGCTCGTCTTCAGCGCCCTCAACGGCCTCGCCTTCGGCTGCTTCATGGCCGTGGACACCGCGCTCGTCACCCTGGTGCTCCCTAGTACTGCAACCGCATGTGGCGTGACGGTCGGTGAGGTTGCTCGTTGTTGTGACTGTGTGATGAATCGCTGA
- a CDS encoding IS701 family transposase, producing MESWSEGVAGLHARFGHRFGRSEPRDRALDYMTGLLAPLEKKNGWTLAEQVGQLRPDGVQRLLNHSEWDENAVRDDVRDFVVETIGAKDGVLIGDDTGFLKKGTRSAGVQRQYSGTAGRTENCQIGTFLAYASAKGRALIDRELYVPKSWTDDRDRCRAAGIDDTVPFATKIEHLKWMLQRAIDAAVPFAWVTADEAYGQVKHFRAWLEERQAAYVLATKVNDTVITADGRDARVDELIAALPKQAWKRISAGAGAHGQRIYHWARVAIRPTWEGGSGHWVLARRNLSDPTDIAYYVCYGPVTSRLKDLVRTAGARWAVEECFQTAKGECGLDHYQVRLYRAWYRHITLAMAVLAYLTAIRAAEAAKGAAETTSKTSYPSASRRSAG from the coding sequence ATCGAGTCGTGGTCCGAGGGTGTAGCGGGGTTGCATGCCCGGTTCGGGCATCGTTTTGGCAGGTCGGAGCCACGTGATCGGGCTCTGGACTACATGACGGGCCTGCTTGCGCCGCTAGAGAAGAAGAACGGGTGGACGCTGGCCGAGCAGGTCGGCCAGCTCCGCCCGGACGGTGTGCAACGCCTGCTCAACCACTCCGAATGGGACGAGAACGCGGTCCGCGACGATGTCCGGGACTTCGTCGTGGAGACCATCGGCGCCAAGGATGGCGTGCTCATCGGGGACGACACCGGGTTCCTGAAGAAGGGCACCAGGTCAGCAGGGGTCCAGCGGCAGTATTCCGGCACCGCTGGCCGCACCGAGAACTGCCAGATCGGCACCTTCCTCGCCTACGCATCCGCCAAAGGGCGGGCGCTGATCGACCGGGAACTCTACGTCCCGAAGTCCTGGACGGACGACCGCGACCGCTGCCGGGCAGCCGGGATCGACGACACCGTGCCGTTCGCCACGAAGATCGAGCACCTCAAGTGGATGCTGCAACGCGCCATCGACGCGGCTGTTCCCTTCGCCTGGGTCACCGCGGACGAGGCATACGGGCAGGTCAAACACTTCCGTGCCTGGCTGGAAGAACGCCAGGCCGCGTATGTGCTGGCCACCAAGGTCAACGACACCGTGATCACCGCCGACGGCCGCGACGCGCGCGTCGACGAGCTGATCGCGGCCCTGCCGAAGCAGGCATGGAAGCGGATCTCCGCCGGAGCAGGCGCCCACGGCCAGCGGATCTACCACTGGGCCCGCGTCGCGATCCGGCCCACCTGGGAGGGCGGATCCGGGCACTGGGTGCTCGCCCGCCGCAACCTGTCCGACCCCACCGACATCGCCTACTACGTCTGCTACGGCCCCGTCACTTCCCGGCTGAAAGACCTGGTCAGGACCGCCGGAGCCAGGTGGGCGGTGGAGGAGTGCTTCCAGACCGCGAAGGGTGAATGCGGGCTCGACCACTACCAGGTGCGGCTCTACCGGGCCTGGTACCGGCACATCACCCTCGCCATGGCCGTCCTGGCCTACCTCACGGCCATCCGTGCCGCAGAAGCCGCAAAAGGGGCAGCGGAGACGACGAGCAAGACCTCATACCCCTCAGCGTCCCGGAGATCCGCCGGATGA
- the surE gene encoding 5'/3'-nucleotidase SurE: MRRKRVLPLAALMLCTPALAGTAPAVAAPQTAPAAADAPAGPLRILLTNDDGYNAPGIRKAFERLTAAGHDVTIVAPVTNQSGTGTKMMSAPAISVKHPEPKVWAVDGTPGDSVAFGLAEVFAGKAPDLVVSGTNFGPNVAGLATHSGTVGGAVAALESGVPAIALSTGGLSAPDPVTTVNAMGPTLDFAVKLIDRLRVRARSGPLLPKGVGLNVNHPVVGADGKGTAAGVATTFQDPQNFLEPDFTDAGDGTWKVTVKVALKPAAKGGDIEAVAAGKIAVSPMNSDWNTGPADHAVTSALITGLRP; this comes from the coding sequence GTGAGACGCAAGCGAGTCCTGCCGCTGGCCGCCCTGATGCTGTGCACACCGGCGCTGGCCGGCACGGCACCCGCGGTCGCCGCGCCGCAGACCGCGCCCGCGGCGGCGGACGCACCCGCCGGCCCGTTGCGGATCCTGCTCACCAACGACGACGGCTACAACGCGCCGGGCATCCGCAAGGCCTTCGAGCGGCTGACCGCCGCCGGGCACGACGTCACGATCGTCGCCCCGGTCACCAACCAGAGCGGCACCGGCACCAAGATGATGAGCGCCCCCGCGATCTCGGTGAAGCACCCCGAGCCGAAGGTCTGGGCCGTCGACGGCACTCCGGGCGACTCCGTCGCCTTCGGGCTGGCCGAGGTTTTCGCCGGGAAGGCCCCCGACCTGGTCGTCTCCGGCACCAACTTCGGCCCGAACGTCGCCGGGCTCGCCACCCACTCCGGTACGGTCGGCGGTGCCGTCGCCGCTCTGGAGTCCGGCGTGCCGGCCATCGCGCTGAGCACCGGCGGCCTGAGCGCGCCCGACCCGGTCACCACGGTCAACGCCATGGGGCCCACGCTCGATTTCGCGGTCAAGCTGATCGACCGGCTGCGGGTCCGGGCACGGTCCGGTCCCCTGCTGCCCAAGGGAGTCGGCCTGAACGTCAACCACCCTGTCGTCGGTGCGGACGGCAAGGGCACGGCCGCCGGTGTGGCCACCACCTTCCAGGACCCGCAGAACTTCCTCGAGCCGGACTTCACCGACGCGGGTGACGGCACCTGGAAGGTGACCGTGAAGGTGGCCCTGAAGCCCGCCGCCAAGGGCGGCGACATCGAGGCGGTGGCCGCCGGCAAGATCGCCGTCAGCCCGATGAACTCCGACTGGAACACCGGACCGGCGGACCACGCCGTGACCTCGGCCCTGATCACCGGGCTCCGTCCGTAG